The segment TCTTACAGGACAGGTTTGCGCCGATTCTATTGGTCCGAACATGTATTCAGGTGTTGGTGGGCAAATGGATTTTATTAGAGGTGCGTCATTAAGTGAAGGAGGTAAAGCGATTATTGCTTTACCGTCAACAACAAGAAAAGGTATTAGTAGATTAGTGCCATCACTTAAACCAGGAGCAGGTGTCGTGACTACAAGGTCACATGTGCATTATGTAGTTACAGAATATGGTGTGGCAAATCTTTACGGTAAAACTATTAAAGAACGTGTGAAAGCATTAACAGAGATCGCACACCCAGATCATAGAGAAGATATAGCCAGAGATTATTACAATATGACAGGGAATAACCACTAGCGTTTCAAAAACGAAAAGAGGCGTTTTTTAGTTTTTATTGAAGACATATCTGGAGTGTCATTAGTAATTAATTGATAGACTTCTCCCCATCCTAAGACACCACCAATATTTCGATCATCAATGTAGATGTCTGCATAGATTTTTCGGCTCACACTGTTATCAAATTTTTCTTCAGGAAAACTTTGGTTAACGGCATAAAAGGAAATGCCTAGGTCTTTGCAAAACGCAACTGCTTCATCTAATTTTGACCCAGATCTGTATGTCCATAAAATCAAGCGATGCCCATCTTGCTGCAATCGCTTCATCGTTTCAAATGCAAATATTCTAGGTTTCCCAACTTTGGGATAGGCATCTTCAACGATGGTACCATCAAAATCTATCGCTATGACAAGTTTATCCTGAAAATTCATCGGTGTTTTATATAAGGTCACAAAAGTACAACATTTAACATTTATTAGACTAGAGATTCTTGCGTCATTGCTGCTGGTTGGGGTATGCCCATTAGCTTTAATATGGTAGGGGCAATGTCTCCCAAAACACCGGATTTTATAGTCAGCTTTTCATTATCAATTAAAATAACAGGCACAGGGTTAGTAGTATGTGCTGTATTTGGTGTTCCATCAGGATTAATCATGGTTTCACAGTTTCCATGATCTGCGATTAGAATCGTCGTATAATGATTATCTAAAGCAACTTCTAAGACGTCTTTTACACATTCATCTACAGCTTCACAAGCTTTAATTGCAGCTTCCATAACTCCAGTATGTCCTACCATATCGCCATTAGCGAAATTTAAACAAACAAAGTCCACATCGCCTTTTTGTAATTCAGGAATAAGGGCATCTTTTAATTCATAAGCACTCATTTCAGGTTTTAAATCATAAGTTGCTACTTTAGGGGAGTTTCTTAAAATTCGTGTTTCGCCTTTAAATGGTTTCTCTTGTCCACCTGAAAAGAAAAATGTCACATGTGGATATTTTTCAGTTTCGGCAATCCTAATTTGGGTCTTATTGTGTTTTTCTAAAATCTCTCCTAGTGTATCAGTAAGATTGTCCTTATTAAAAACGACATTGATTCCTGAATAAGAATCATCGTAATTGGTTAAGGTTACATAATGTAAGTTGAGCTTGTGCATATTTTGTTCATGGAAATCATTTTGAGATAAGGCTTCGGTGAGTTCTCTTCCACGATCAGTTCTGAAATTGAAAAAGATGACCACATCACCGTCTTTTATTTGTGCTATGGGCTGATCTTGATTGTTTGTTATAATGATGGGCTTAATGAACTCGTCGGTTACATCGTTGTTGTATTGGTGTTCAATAGCCTCTGTAGCTGAATGCGCAAGTTCACCAAGACCATTGACTAATGCATCATATGCCAACTTAACGCGTTCCCATCGTTTATCTCTGTCCATAGCATAATACCGTCCTGTCACAGTAGCTAACTGGGTATTTGAATCTTTAATATGCGATTCTAGAGAGGTAATAAAACCAAAACCAGATTTAGGATCTACGTCCCTACCATCTGTAAAAGCATGTACGTAAGAATTTTTTATTCCGAAGTCATTGGCCGCATCAATCAATCCAAACAGGTGATTGATATGTGAGTGAACACCGCCATCACTAACAAGCCCTAAGAAATGAATAGGTTTATTATTGTCTTTGGCATACTGAAAGGCATCAATCAATACTTGTTCATCCTTTAACGTATTATTCTTTACAGCAAGATTTATTTTTACTAAATCCTGATAAACAATCCTCCCAGCTCCTAAATTCATATGTCCAACTTCACTATTACCCATTTGACCTTCAGGTAAGCCTACATGCAAGCCATCGGTTCTTAAAGTAGCATTTGAATAGTTGTGATATAGTGAATCTATAAAAGGAGTATCTGCATTATCAATTGCCGAGACCTTCGGATCTGGTGACATTCCCCATCCATCCAAGATCATTAAAATAACTTTTTTGTTCATCATTTCAGTGTTAAAAATCAAAGATAAAAGTTTAATGCGTTTTATCTAAACTTCGGATTGTAAAATACGCGTAATTACCTTTTAATGATAGCCCTTTATAGCCAATGTTAAACTGTTTAGTCAATTTATGATACTGTTAACAGAGTTATTTACAAATAGTTAAATAAATGTTATTAAAGAGATTTTCGTGTAACACAATAGAATTTACATCGTCTTTTAGGTATAATCAAAAAACAAAAATCAATTAATTAAATCTTTCATCATGAAAAAAACAGCAGTAATTATCGCAATCGCATTAGGATTTTCATTTACATCCATAAATGCAACAAATGACCTTGTATCACCTTCAACCTACGAGACCGTAACGAAAAGAGTGGTTGACCCATTTTGTATCTCTATTGTAAAAGGAGATATTGATACCGTTAAAAAGTTGATTGACTT is part of the Formosa sp. Hel1_31_208 genome and harbors:
- a CDS encoding BT0820 family HAD-type phosphatase, whose translation is MNFQDKLVIAIDFDGTIVEDAYPKVGKPRIFAFETMKRLQQDGHRLILWTYRSGSKLDEAVAFCKDLGISFYAVNQSFPEEKFDNSVSRKIYADIYIDDRNIGGVLGWGEVYQLITNDTPDMSSIKTKKRLFSFLKR
- the gpmI gene encoding 2,3-bisphosphoglycerate-independent phosphoglycerate mutase; this translates as MNKKVILMILDGWGMSPDPKVSAIDNADTPFIDSLYHNYSNATLRTDGLHVGLPEGQMGNSEVGHMNLGAGRIVYQDLVKINLAVKNNTLKDEQVLIDAFQYAKDNNKPIHFLGLVSDGGVHSHINHLFGLIDAANDFGIKNSYVHAFTDGRDVDPKSGFGFITSLESHIKDSNTQLATVTGRYYAMDRDKRWERVKLAYDALVNGLGELAHSATEAIEHQYNNDVTDEFIKPIIITNNQDQPIAQIKDGDVVIFFNFRTDRGRELTEALSQNDFHEQNMHKLNLHYVTLTNYDDSYSGINVVFNKDNLTDTLGEILEKHNKTQIRIAETEKYPHVTFFFSGGQEKPFKGETRILRNSPKVATYDLKPEMSAYELKDALIPELQKGDVDFVCLNFANGDMVGHTGVMEAAIKACEAVDECVKDVLEVALDNHYTTILIADHGNCETMINPDGTPNTAHTTNPVPVILIDNEKLTIKSGVLGDIAPTILKLMGIPQPAAMTQESLV